ATAGCCGGTCCGCAGCCGGCTGTTGTCCACGCGCGCTTCCGCGCAGAGCATCCGCAGAACGAGCTGCTCCATGGCCATCTCCAGCGAGAAGATGGCCACGCCGACGCCCTTGAGGGCCGCGTTGACCGCGATGTTGAGGGCGAAGGCCGTCTTCCCCATGCCCGGGCGGCCGGCCACGATGAGCAGGTCCGACGGCTGGAAGCCCGCGGTGAGCCGGTCGAGGTCCGCGTAGCCCGTGCCCACGCCCGTCACCAGCTCCTTGCGGTGGTAGAGCTCGTCCACCCGCTTGATGGTGTCCGTCATCACGTCGCCGATACGCACGAAGGCCGCGTTGATGCGCTTTTCCGAGATGTCGAAGATGGCGCGCTCGGCGTCGTCCAGGAACATGTCGACGTCGCCGCGCTCTTCCAGCCCGCGGGTGGCGATGTCGGTGGAGGTGCGGATCAGGTGGCGCAGGATGGCCTTTTCCCGGACGATGCGCGCGTAGTAGGCGATGTTGGCGGCGGTGGGCACCTGGCTCGCGAGCTCCGCGAGATAGGCCGAGCCGCCGGCGGCTTCCAGCTCCCCCATGCTCTTGAGCTGGTCGCTCAGGGTGATGAGGTCCACCGGCTCGTTGCGGTCCCACAACGCCACCATGGCGCGGAAGATCTTGCGGTGCGATTCCCGGTAGAGGTCGTCCGGGTTGACCAACTCGATGACGTTGTTGATGGCCTCGTTGTCCAGCAGCACGCCGCCCAGGATGGACGCCTCCGCCTCCAGGTTCTGCGGCGGGAGCTTGCTCAGGGTGTCGGTTGCGTCAGCCATGGTCACCCCGTAGCGGGGGTCCGGCCCGCGCCCCGGGGCCGCGCGCCGTGCTCCGCCGTCACCAACGTGTGGATGCCGCCCCGGACGTTGAACTCGCCCTCCACGCTCATGTACTTGGGCGCGCACGCCGCCACCAGGTCGTCCAGGATGCGGTTCACCACGTCCTCGTGAAAGGCGCCCTCCCCGCGATACGACCACAGGTAGAGCTTCAACGACAGCAGCTCGACGCAACGCGGGCCGGGAACGTAGCGGATGCGGATGGTGGCGAAATCCGGCTGCCCGGTCTTGGGGCACACGCAGGTGAACTCGGGACATTCCATGGCCACCTCATAGTCCCGGTCCTGCCGCGGATTGGGTATGGTCTGCAGCTCCTTGCTGGGTTGCGTCGGCACGATGGTCGCCTTTCACGGGGTTGGCCACGAACCTTGACTTGGACCGCTCCGGACTTCAGACTGCCCCGGCATGAAGCTCGACATTCACGTTCCTTCCATCGACGGCGCCGTCCGGGTCGAGATCCGCTCGGTCGAGGAAGCCGGGGCGTGGTCCGCGTACCTCGTCCTCATCGGAGGCGCCAGCCTCGACGACGCCTGCCTGGTGCTGGCGCGAAAGGGGCTGCCGCTCCGCTTCAGCGCCGCCTCGGCCGAGGCCGCCGAGACCCAGGCCAAGGAATACGTCCAGGCCAACTACCGGGTCTCGCGCATGATCTGGTGATAGCTACCGAAGCAGCAAACTAGACCGCGCCCGCGCGGCCTGTCAAGTTGCCGGTTCATTGAGTCACTGCCGGCTGTTGTTGGGTCACGCAGTGGATCCCGCCCAGGCCCTGGATCAGGGCGCGCGCGTCGATGCCGGCGATCCGGCGTCCGGGAAACAGGTCCGCCAGGGTGTCCAGCGCGGCCCGGTCCTTGGGGCCGCCGTAGAGCGGCACCAGCACGACACCGTTGGCGATGTAGAAGTTGGCGTAGCTCGCGGGGAGGCGCACGCCGTCCGCCGTCACCGGGTCCGGCTGCGGCAGCGGGACGACGCGGAACCGCCGGCCGGCCGCGTCCGTGGCGGCGGCCAGACAGCGGTAGTTCTCCTGGAGCGCCCGGTAGTTCTCGTCGGCGGGGTCCGGCTCCACGACGCACACGACCGTGTCCCGGTCCACGAAGCGCGCGAGGTTGTCTATGTGGCCGTCGGTATCGTCACCGGCCATGC
The genomic region above belongs to Deltaproteobacteria bacterium and contains:
- the dnaB gene encoding replicative DNA helicase, producing MADATDTLSKLPPQNLEAEASILGGVLLDNEAINNVIELVNPDDLYRESHRKIFRAMVALWDRNEPVDLITLSDQLKSMGELEAAGGSAYLAELASQVPTAANIAYYARIVREKAILRHLIRTSTDIATRGLEERGDVDMFLDDAERAIFDISEKRINAAFVRIGDVMTDTIKRVDELYHRKELVTGVGTGYADLDRLTAGFQPSDLLIVAGRPGMGKTAFALNIAVNAALKGVGVAIFSLEMAMEQLVLRMLCAEARVDNSRLRTGYLREHEFPAIVQAAGRLAEAPVFIDDTPAVTVLEVRAKTRRLLRDRSRKIGLVVVDYLQLMRGHRDSPNREQEISEISRSLKALAKELNVPVVALSQLNRRVEERGDKRPVMADLRESGAIEQDADVIMFVYREDAYEKDRTKHTGVAQIIIEKQRNGPVGTVKLTFLNEYTRFEDYSGRDDEGYPDAQEY
- the queF gene encoding preQ(1) synthase, producing the protein MPTQPSKELQTIPNPRQDRDYEVAMECPEFTCVCPKTGQPDFATIRIRYVPGPRCVELLSLKLYLWSYRGEGAFHEDVVNRILDDLVAACAPKYMSVEGEFNVRGGIHTLVTAEHGARPRGAGRTPATG